Part of the Aquimarina sp. TRL1 genome, TTGTTTTTCCAATGGCGATCTCCGGAGCAATATATATCAAAGGCTTTTGTGATTTTTTAACAGGTTGTGCGTATATTTTTAAGGTTATTAATAGAGGGCATAGTAAGTAAAATGTATATTTCATACAATTGGTTATTTTTTCCTCCGTGAAAATAACTTTTTTTAGGAGATAACAAAATAAGCTAGTTTGGGGTAGGGGATATTTGTAGCTCTTTGTGATAACTGAGAATTTTACCAATGCTTTTTTGATCAATACGCTGACAATGCACCATTGCTGTTTCCAAAGCATTGATAATTCGGGCAAAACCCCCATTGTCAAAGATAGGACCGATTTCTTCTCTAAACCCCCCTTTTTCTATGATGGCTTCTTTTAACTCCTGGGCGGTTTCTATATTAGGTAGTGGCGTAAAGGTAAGATGATCCAATTCCTTGATTTCTGTATTTAGTGATTGAATCAATTGATTTATTTTTAATTGAAATCCACTAATTTCTGATTGAAGAATGTCTTCTTTGGATTGCAAAACTTGCAGTTCCTGTAAGATAAAACCTTTTGTTCGGCTGATGGCTCTGTAGATTGTACTTAGCACAGTATGTTGTTTGTATAACTGTATCAGTTTATCTGTGGTATTTGCTTGTTTAGCCAGAAGTAGATGGTATGCGCAGAATCGAGTGTCCCAGTCTATAAAACTCTCATTAAACAATTTTTCTCTTTGCTCCAGTAAAAGAGTATATCCTTCTTGCAGATTTTTCTTATTGTACCGAATACCATTAAACGAGAATTGATTTTCTTTGGTGGTGCCTTCTGAGATTTGCCGTGCTTTTAGTAACAGTTCCTCAATTTCTTTAATAGGTTTCATGAGGAGTACTAATTCTTCCTTTAATACGGTTAGCGAATATGAATTGTTTTCAGCAATTTTATAGGTTTCTTGTTGTAAGAGATCCATCGATGGGATGTGAAGATACCTGTTTTCAAAAGTATGGTGATATTCTTCTAATAATTCTTTGCCTTGATTTTCCGCAGTGATGAATGCTTCAAAAGCTTTTTCGGATACAAAATCAGTTGGTCTTTTTTGTAGGTATTGCGAATATATCAACTGCGTCATTTTCTGCTGAATCGCTTCTTTGGAATCAAATAATATCCATGGAGATCTGTTATCTTCTTCACAATGGATATATGGAGTTTTGGCATTGTCTTCTCTAAGATTATTTGGAGGATGGCTGGCATACATATTTACTTTAGAGTTTTCTGCTGCACTGAAGTATTTTTTTCCTCCCCGGATATCTGCCGGAAGATTATTGATAATTTCTTTTTGAGCCTCACTGGCTTTTTTAACAGCTATCGTATGATGTGTATATAGGTTCTCTACATATATTTTTTTCTGAGCAGCGAGATAAGCGTGTTGTATAGTAGTATTCCACAGTGTAAACCCATCATTTAATTTGAATAAAGAAGCGATAATGGCTTCACTTCCAGATGTGTGAATTGCAACTTTATCTGCATTAAATTCCATTTCTCTGGATAATAAGGAATACATGATGTTGAGAAACTGGTAAAAGAGGTTTAATACTTGTCTAATTAACCATATAACAGGAGTAATAATCCAGGCAGCAATAGAAACCCTGATATCTGAGGCTCTCCATTGTTCTAAGGCTTCATCCCATTTATCTCTGGAGAAGATCATATCATGAATAATAGTATTGGCAGAAATAATATAGCTTCCGATTTTCATACTTCGTTGAGCGAAATGACCAAACTCATGACTCATAACTGCTTTGAATTCAGATAGATTCAGACAGCTGATTAATCCCAGACCTATGGTGAGATCTTTCTTTACTGGGAAAATCAAGCTAAGCCACATATTATTATAGGATACATATGCATTGACATCAGGATCTGCATAGATCGATTTGGGTTTTGGAGCTCCTGTTTCGTTACAAATTTGATGAATAAAATTCCATAAATTGGGATGATTTTTCTGATCTAGTTTGATTCTGTTGGAAGGAGTGTGGTTTTTTAGTTTTAAAACAAACTTTAACGTAAATAATAACAACATAACAGCTCCGGCAATAGCTCCTGCTTTTAATAATACGGTGATTTTATTAATAGATCCCATA contains:
- a CDS encoding M48 family metallopeptidase gives rise to the protein MTPNYYPKSPTHVPKKLTKLPFSYQLKASLAVLSILLFFILYSILICTIGYLVWYAFSYPMGSINKITVLLKAGAIAGAVMLLLFTLKFVLKLKNHTPSNRIKLDQKNHPNLWNFIHQICNETGAPKPKSIYADPDVNAYVSYNNMWLSLIFPVKKDLTIGLGLISCLNLSEFKAVMSHEFGHFAQRSMKIGSYIISANTIIHDMIFSRDKWDEALEQWRASDIRVSIAAWIITPVIWLIRQVLNLFYQFLNIMYSLLSREMEFNADKVAIHTSGSEAIIASLFKLNDGFTLWNTTIQHAYLAAQKKIYVENLYTHHTIAVKKASEAQKEIINNLPADIRGGKKYFSAAENSKVNMYASHPPNNLREDNAKTPYIHCEEDNRSPWILFDSKEAIQQKMTQLIYSQYLQKRPTDFVSEKAFEAFITAENQGKELLEEYHHTFENRYLHIPSMDLLQQETYKIAENNSYSLTVLKEELVLLMKPIKEIEELLLKARQISEGTTKENQFSFNGIRYNKKNLQEGYTLLLEQREKLFNESFIDWDTRFCAYHLLLAKQANTTDKLIQLYKQHTVLSTIYRAISRTKGFILQELQVLQSKEDILQSEISGFQLKINQLIQSLNTEIKELDHLTFTPLPNIETAQELKEAIIEKGGFREEIGPIFDNGGFARIINALETAMVHCQRIDQKSIGKILSYHKELQISPTPN